One Miscanthus floridulus cultivar M001 chromosome 11, ASM1932011v1, whole genome shotgun sequence DNA window includes the following coding sequences:
- the LOC136494739 gene encoding nuclear transcription factor Y subunit C-2-like, with product MRQARPYSGIFCGGVSARTGPHALPLARIKKIMKRSAGETADGGARMISGEAPVVFSKACELFVAELTRRAWAATLEGKRRTVHREDVATAVHNTDLFDFLVDVVNADTAGGDDAHDDDDVGDGALG from the coding sequence atgAGGCAGGCAAGGCCGTACTCGGGGATCTTCTGCGGCGGGGTGTCGGCGCGGACGGGGCCGCACGCGCTGCCGCTGGCGCGCATCAAGAAGATCATGAAGCGCTCCGCGGGGGAGACCGCGGACGGCGGCGCCAGGATGATCTCCGGCGAGGCGCCCGTGGTGTTCTCCAAGGCGTGCGAGCTCTTTGTCGCCGAGCTCACCCGCCGCGCCTGGGCCGCCACGCTCGAGGGCAAGCGCCGCACCGTGCACAGGGAGGACGTCGCCACGGCCGTGCACAACACCGACCTCTTCGACTTCCTCGTCGACGTCGTCAACGCGGACACTGCCGGCGGCGACGACGCGCACGATGACGACGACGTCGGCGACGGCGCGCTGGGGTAA